One genomic region from Clarias gariepinus isolate MV-2021 ecotype Netherlands chromosome 22, CGAR_prim_01v2, whole genome shotgun sequence encodes:
- the zgc:153284 gene encoding SH3 domain-binding glutamic acid-rich-like protein 3 yields the protein MSITIYFSSVSGSREVKDQQNKIFQYLDSKNIKYFAKDITQNTELKDEMRQKTGNPKALTPQVFNGNKYCGDYQAFFDAVEDGKPETFFKL from the exons ATGTCTATTACCATCTACTTCAGCAGTGTCAGTGGCTCCAGAGAG GTAAAGGAccagcaaaataaaattttccagtACCTTGATTCTAAAAATATCAAGTACTTTGCCAAGGACATCACTCAGAATACTGAATTAAAAGACGAGATGAGGCAGAAGACAGGGAACCCTAAAGCCTTGACTCCTCAGGTCtttaatggaaataaatactgtGGG GACTATCAGGCCTTCTTCGATGCAGTGGAAGACGGCAAGCCAGAGACGTTCTTCAAACTTTAA